AAATGCCTTTATCTGAATTCATTGTAGATTTTCATGATAAGCTAAAATCACAAACAAGGGGATATGCATCGCTTGATTATGAGTTAATCGGCCTGAAAGCCAGCGAACTTGTTAGAGTCGATATTCTTGTGAACGGTGAGGCTGCCGACGCGTTTTCTTTTATTTGTCATAAGGACGCGGCTTATAATCGGGGTCATGCAGTAGTTACGAAATTAAAAGAGTTAATACCGAGTCAAGTATTCGAGATTCCCATACAGGCATCAATCGGGCGGCGGGTAATAGTTCGTGTTAATGTTCGTGCGTTGAGAAAAGACGTTCTTGCAAAATGTTACGGCGGAGATATTACGAGAAAGCGCAAATTACTAGAGAAACAAAAAGAGGGCAAAAAACGTATGAAGCAGATCGGAAAAGTTGCTATACCTCAAGAGGCGTTTTTAGCGTTTATGCAAGTCGATAATGCCGAGAAATAATAAAAATTTTTACGCGTTATATATACACGTCCCATTCTGCGAGAAAAAATGTAAATACTGCTCGTTTTATAGTATTTCAGGAAATAATAATTATATTGACTCGTGGCTTGAGACTCTAAAACGTGAAGCAAAATTTTATACTGGCTCAAGAGTCAAGACTATTTATATAGGCGGGGGGACTCCGAGTGTATTAAATCTTTCTCAATGGGACAAATTAATAAATATAATCCGCGAAAATTTTGATATTAATAATTTAATCGAGGCGACTTGTGAGGCAAACCCGAATTCTTTGACTCGTGAACTTGTTAATTTCTTGAGAGAAAATTTTTTTACCCGTGTCAGTCTCGGCGTTCAGAGCTTGAATGATGACGAGTTAAAAACTTTAGGCCGCTTGCATGATTCACGAGCTGCAATAAACGCTATGAATTTAATAAATGAGTCAGGTTTGAGTCTAAGCTGTGATTTAATTTTCGCGATCCCCGGCCAAACTTTGCGAACATGGGCGGACTCATTAAAGCAAGTTATAAAATTTGCCTCTCACATTTCGACCTATCAATTAACTTTAGAGCCCGGCACTCCTTTATTTCGCGAATACGATAACGACTCACTAAATTACAACGGCTATAAATTTTATCGTTACGCACAATATTTATTGCCCCTGAAAAATTTTCTGCAGTATGAGATCTCAAATTTTGCCCCGCCCGGTTATGAATGCCTGCATAATCTCTCA
The Synergistaceae bacterium genome window above contains:
- the hemW gene encoding radical SAM family heme chaperone HemW — encoded protein: MPRNNKNFYALYIHVPFCEKKCKYCSFYSISGNNNYIDSWLETLKREAKFYTGSRVKTIYIGGGTPSVLNLSQWDKLINIIRENFDINNLIEATCEANPNSLTRELVNFLRENFFTRVSLGVQSLNDDELKTLGRLHDSRAAINAMNLINESGLSLSCDLIFAIPGQTLRTWADSLKQVIKFASHISTYQLTLEPGTPLFREYDNDSLNYNGYKFYRYAQYLLPLKNFLQYEISNFAPPGYECLHNLSYWDHDNVIALGPSAVSYLDGVRLKNPPDIHKYFKLDKNLIQREKLSVRENLIELVILSLRTRFGVERNILLPEIEKVIMQMPSDLFIITPERISLSKRGMRLGNSIWSELIGL